In Tamandua tetradactyla isolate mTamTet1 chromosome 7, mTamTet1.pri, whole genome shotgun sequence, the following are encoded in one genomic region:
- the DNAJC22 gene encoding LOW QUALITY PROTEIN: dnaJ homolog subfamily C member 22 (The sequence of the model RefSeq protein was modified relative to this genomic sequence to represent the inferred CDS: inserted 2 bases in 1 codon; deleted 1 base in 1 codon; substituted 1 base at 1 genomic stop codon), with translation MAKGLLVTYALWAVGGLAGLHHLYLGRDSHALLWMLTLGGGGLGWLWEFWKLPSLVAQVNKAQGQKQSPGGEIPPLSSIRFVAQMIVGIYFGLVSLISLSSMPNFHIVGLPLAVGLGVLLVAAVGDQTSDFKTTLGVAFLTSPIFYGRPIAILPISLAASITAQKHRCYKVSVGSETLSVRLYRLGLAYLAFMGPLAYSTFYNTAATLSYIAETLGFFLGWFSFFPFLGHLMESGLLLLYSTWRLLVKDSGFSSGYFQEWEKLYEFIRNFQDERQQLACQALGLSEGVANEEIHRSYLELVKTWHPDHNRHQTDXQRHFLEIXAAYEVLSRPRKPSPLSEKIFPS, from the exons ATGGCCAAGGGGCTCCTTGTGACCTATGCCCTCTGGGCTGTAGGCGGCCTTGCTGGGCTCCACCACCTGTACCTGGGGCGGGACAGCCATGCCTTGCTTTGGATGCTTACCTTAGGGGGTGGTGGGCTGGGCTGGCTCTGGGAATTCTGGAAGCTCCCAAGCCTTGTAGCTCAGGTCAACAAAGCCCAGGGGCAGAAGCAGAGTCCAGGAGGGGAAATACCCCCTCTAAGTTCCATTCGTTTTGTCGCCCAGATGATAGTGGGTATCTATTTTGGCCTTGTGTCCCTGATTAGCCTTTCTTCCATGCCCAACTTTCACATTGTAGGCCTCCCATTGGCAGTTGGCCTAGGGGTCCTGCTGGTGGCTGCTGTTGGTGACCAGACCTCAGACTTTAAGACCACTCTGGGGGTGGCATTTCTTACTTCTCCTATCTTCTATGGTCGCCCCATAGCCATCCTGCCCATCAGCTTGGCTGCCAGCATTACAGCCCAGAAGCATCGCTGCTACAAAGTTTCAGTGGGGTCAGAGACACTCAGTGTGCGTCTCTACCGGCTGGGATTAGCTTATCTTGCTTTCATGGGTCCGCTAGCATATAGCACCTTCTACAACACAGCTGCTACCCTCAGCTACATAGCAGAAACCCTTGGTTTCTTCTTGGGTTGGTTTAGCTTCTTCCCTTTCCTTGGTCACCTCATGGAGTCTGGCCTCCTTCTGCTTTACTCGACCTGGAGGCTGCTGGTGAAAGATTCTGGCTTCAGCAGTGGCTATTTCCAGGAGTGGGAGAAGCTCTATGAATTTATT CGCAATTTTCAGGATGAAAGGCAGCAGCTGGCGTGCCAG GCTTTGGGCCTCTCTGAGGGGGTAGCAAATGAAGAAATACATCGGAGTTACCTGGAGCTAGTGAAGACCTGGCACCCTGACCATAACCGGCATCAAACAGA ACAGAGGCACTTCCTGGAGATCTAGGCTGCATATGAAGTCCtgagccggcccaggaagcccaGCCCCTTAAGTGAGAAGATATTTCCTTCCTAG